TAGCAGCACCGCAGATTTTGCAGATGAGATCAAAGCAGCGTCAGACGCGACGGGTATCGTGCCCAATATCTGCTCTTCCCGGGGCGGTAAAGGTCTGCTTGACGCGCGCCCCCAGGAACGCAACGCAGCCATACAATCCATTAACGACGCCCTGACTCTGTGTACAGAAGTCGGCGGTGTAGGCGTGATTTTTCCACCGCTTATCGGCATCAAAATGGGTGGAGGCCAACGCATTCCCGATCTTTCTCCCCTGTACAGCACATCTACACTCGAAAAAAATCTCCTCACCGAAATTCTCAAACGAGACATCGCACCGCATGCCGAGGCGTGCGACAGTCTTCTGATCATAGAACCCCTGAACCGCTACGAACAGTGGTGGCCCTGCACGGTAGCCCAGGGCGTTGAAATCTGCGAAGCCGTGGGCAGCCCATCTATCGCCACCATGGCCGATCTCTTCCACATGAGCATCGAAGAAGCCGACCTCGCCGAAGCTATCCGCGCAGGGGGCAAACACATTGCCAATG
The DNA window shown above is from Gemmatimonadota bacterium and carries:
- a CDS encoding sugar phosphate isomerase/epimerase; protein product: MTIKYSLREPMAPGNTLMEKFQTLKELGFSGIEITNSSTADFADEIKAASDATGIVPNICSSRGGKGLLDARPQERNAAIQSINDALTLCTEVGGVGVIFPPLIGIKMGGGQRIPDLSPLYSTSTLEKNLLTEILKRDIAPHAEACDSLLIIEPLNRYEQWWPCTVAQGVEICEAVGSPSIATMADLFHMSIEEADLAEAIRAGGKHIANVHLADSNRILPGYGHTDFGPPLKALSDIGYEHYCGFECSIPPGDAREELRKSMDYLNSHL